One Alnus glutinosa chromosome 3, dhAlnGlut1.1, whole genome shotgun sequence genomic region harbors:
- the LOC133863856 gene encoding UPF0481 protein At3g47200-like — MEAVPYKDSTHSTPLEAVESGVAKTSVSTAFTEISEQTQQLLQKQQQKPSESLQYEMGNDSEKFEEEENHPPDSEWLTSIKKKLEQAREDDALCSRKTVCIFRVPHSLREGDKKAYFPQLVSLGPYHRGQRRLRQMDRHKWRALHHVLERTSKDVELYLQAVRELEERARGCYEGSITLSSSEFVQMMVLDGCFVIELLQGAAKGFENLGYSSDDPVFAKRGSIHSIQRDMIMLENQLPLFVLDRLLGLQLGDPDQEGEVAKLIPRFFDALMPTDVPTDESFPAYESTILGPGPSSLHCLDVFRRSLLRKRPQDLSSRKPQRLSRFTNLGEYFTSPPPVFVKRRQQLIHCVTELREAGVKFKRRKTDNFWDINFKNGILQIPKLLIHYGTKALFLNLIAFEQCHPDGGNKITSYVVFMDNLINSHQDVAYLHYCGIIEHWLGSDAEVADLFNHLCQEVVFDRSTSYLSSLSSNVNGYYYKKWNAWRASLKHNYFSNPWAFISLVAAFILLLLTFLQTFYGVYAYYNPR, encoded by the coding sequence ATGGAGGCTGTGCCCTACAAGGACTCCACCCACAGTACTCCCCTTGAAGCCGTAGAATCTGGGGTAGCAAAAACCTCTGTTTCTACGGCATTTACAGAAATTTCAGAGCAAACTCAGCAACTGCTGCAGAAACAACAGCAGAAACCATCAGAATCACTGCAATACGAGATGGGAAATGACAGTGAAAAatttgaggaggaagagaatCATCCACCAGATTCTGAATGGCTGACCTCCATCAAAAAGAAACTCGAGCAAGCGCGTGAAGACGATGCCTTATGTTCAAGGAAAACGGTGTGCATTTTCCGAGTACCCCACAGCCTACGAGAAGGCGATAAGAAGGCTTATTTCCCCCAGCTGGTCTCCCTCGGCCCTTACCATCGTGGTCAAAGACGCCTTCGCCAAATGGATCGCCATAAATGGCGCGCCCTTCACCATGTCCTCGAGCGTACTAGCAAAGACGTAGAACTCTATCTTCAAGCTGTAAGAGAACTTGAAGAAAGAGCTCGCGGCTGTTACGAAGGGTCAATCACTCTTAGTAGCAGTGAATTTGTCCAAATGATGGTCCTAGATGGTTGCTTTGTGATTGAGCTCTTGCAGGGTGCTGCTAAAGGATTCGAAAACCTTGGATATTCTTCAGACGACCCCGTCTTTGCAAAGCGTGGCTCAATCCATTCCATTCAACGAGACATGATAATGCTAGAGAATCAGCTTCCACTCTTTGTACTTGATCGGCTTCTGGGACTCCAGCTAGGCGATCCAGATCAGGAAGGAGAAGTAGCCAAGCTAATACCCCGTTTCTTTGATGCACTTATGCCAACTGATGTGCCAACTGATGAGTCATTTCCTGCTTATGAAAGTACCATTTTAGGCCCTGGCCCAAGTAGCCTTCATTGCCTTGATGTTTTCCGACGAAGTCTCTTGCGCAAAAGGCCTCAAGATCTCTCGAGTAGAAAGCCTCAAAGGTTAAGCCGGTTCACGAATTTAGGCGAATATTTTACATCTCCTCCTCCTGTATTTGTTAAACGAAGGCAGCAGTTGATACATTGTGTAACAGAACTCAGAGAGGCTGGAGTAAAATTCAAGAGAAGGAAGACAGATAACTTCTGGGACATAAATTTCAAGAATGGAATTCTCCAAATACCCAAGCTCTTGATCCATTATGGTACCAAGGCACTTTTCCTCAACCTTATTGCCTTTGAGCAGTGCCATCCTGATGGCGGTAATAAGATTACTTCATATGTGGTCTTCATGGACAACTTGATTAACTCTCATCAGGATGTGGCGTATCTCCATTACTGTGGAATAATTGAGCACTGGCTTGGCAGTGATGCTGAAGTTGCCGACCTCTTCAATCATCTATGTCAAGAGGTGGTTTTCGACCGCAGCACGAGTTATCTTTCTAGCTTGTCCTCGAATGTCAACGGGTATTACTACAAAAAGTGGAATGCTTGGCGTGCGAGTTTAAAGCATAACTATTTCAGCAATCCTTGGGCCTTTATCTCATTAGTTGCTGCTTTTATCTTGTTGCTGCTTACCTTCTTACAGACATTCTATGGAGTGTATGCCTATTACAACCCAAGGTGA